A genomic segment from Gossypium hirsutum isolate 1008001.06 chromosome D04, Gossypium_hirsutum_v2.1, whole genome shotgun sequence encodes:
- the LOC107926081 gene encoding protein SIEVE ELEMENT OCCLUSION B — translation MDQHKTTAGALQTPMTGPINNPAALAQALLHNPGATQALNNNPTAAGNHGVTHKPHLNNPGVGQQLISYPGVGQQHINNPGVGQQLISYPGVGQQHISNPGVGQLMGVPGSGQGSINKPSTAQALMRSPSDSRALIRGDRGSMLSMSDDNVMMNQILTTHAPDGREFDVRPLLYLVEDILNRATQHVDFLVKGTLDQVQLEERAQAANHIAMLEALTYTIDRIACELSYKALGGCDAHATTTAIFNLLSSYTWDAKLVISLSAFALNYGEFWLLAQIYSTNQLAKSMAVLRQLPSLLEHTAPLKPRFDALNSLIRTMMDVTRCVVQFRELPLKYISPDAPALATAMTHIPTAVYWTIRSMVACATQISSLTSAGHEFGISTTESWELSTLAHKLRNIYEHLKQQLNYCYKHIEERMDVEIYQMLLAIFDPNVLHIDNMKALKALIYDKDDKLPLLDGATKRQVSLDVLRRKNVLLLISSLEFANDELAILEQIYNESKIHATRLESQYEVVWIPIVDHSIIPLPEEMQTKFENLQSTMPWYSVQDPLVIKKPVIRFIKEVWHFRTKPILVVLDPQGKVVSPNAIHMMWIWGSTAFPFTSLREEALWREETWRLDLLVNGIDPTVLTWIKEEKYIFLYGGDDIEWIRRFVNSARSVASASRIPLEMVYVGKSNKREQVKKVTGIINAEKLSYAWQDQAMVWFFWSRLESMLFSKIQLGRGDDQDPMLQQIKKLLSYGREGGWAVLSRGSNIAVNGHSSTVLPALGGYDEWKINVAEKGFDGAFKEYHDKLHDAAHPCCRFEFPNTIRIPENMRCPECPRLMEKYTAFLCCHDEQGIPGSLF, via the exons ATGGATCAGCACAAAACAACCGCCGGGGCTCTTCAGACACCAATGACTGGACCTATCAACAATCCCGCTGCTCTTGCTCAGGCACTCCTCCATAACCCCGGTGCTACTCAAGCACTCAATAATAATCCAACTGCTGCTGGCAACCATGGTGTTACTCATAAACCACACCTCAATAACCCTGGGGTTGGTCAGCAACTCATCAGCTATCCCGGAGTTGGTCAGCAACACATCAACAATCCTGGTGTTGGTCAGCAACTAATTAGCTATCCCGGAGTTGGTCAGCAACACATCAGCAATCCTGGTGTTGGTCAGCTCATGGGTGTTCCTGGATCTGGTCAGGGATCCATCAACAAACCTAGTACTGCTCAAGCACTGATGAGGAGCCCTAGTGATTCTCGGGCACTCATCCGGGGTGACCGTgggagcatgttaagcatgtcggATGACAATGTGATGATGAACCAAATTTTGACAACTCATGCTCCTGATGGTCGAGAATTTGATGTCAGACCTCTTCTCTATTTGGTTGAGGACATCCTCAACCGCGCCACCCAACATGTTGATTTCCTTGTTAAG GGTACTCTAGATCAGGTTCAACTGGAAGAGAGAGCCCAAGCAGCAAATCATATAGCTATGCTTGAAGCTCTTACATATACTATTGATCGAATTGCATGCGAG CTATCATACAAGGCTCTGGGAGGTTGTGATGCACACGCAACAACAACTGCAATATTCAACTTGCTATCAAGCTATACTTGGGATGCTAAGCTAGTGATATCCCTATCAGCCTTTGCCTTGAACTATGGAGAATTTTGGCTTCTTGCTCAGATTTACTCCACAAACCAACTTGCCAAATCAATGGCAGTCTTGAGGCAACTGCCATCTTTGCTAGAGCACACAGCTCCTCTGAAACCTCGGTTTGATGCACTAAACAGTTTGATTCGGACAATGATGGACGTGACTAGATGTGTCGTGCAGTTCAGAGAGCTGCCATTAAAGTACATTTCTCCGGATGCACCGGCATTGGCCACTGCCATGACCCACATCCCAACTGCTGTATATTGGACCATCAGGAGCATGGTGGCTTGTGCAACTCAAATTTCCAGCCTTACTAGCGCGGGTCATGA GTTTGGAATATCAACCACAGAGTCATGGGAGTTGTCAACCTTGGCTCACAAGCTCAGAAACATATATGAACATCTAAAGCAGCAGCTGAACTACTGCTACAAACATATAG AGGAAAGGATGGATGTTGAGATTTATCAGATGCTTCTGGCTATCTTTGACCCGAACGTGTTGCACATTGACAACATGAAAGCTCTCAAGGCCTTGATTTATGACAAGGATGATAAACTGCCCCTCCTTGATGGTGCTACAAAGAGACAA GTTAGCCTGGACGTGCTAAGAAGGAAAAATGTGCTCTTGCTCATTTCAAGCCTTGAATTCGCCAACGATGAGCTAGCAATTCTTGAGCAGATATATAATGAATCAAAGATCCATGCAACGAGGCTCGAGAGTCAGTATGAAGTCGTTTGGATCCCAATTGTGGATCATTCCATCATCCCATTGCCTGAAGAAATGCAAACCAAGTTCGAGAACCTACAAAGTACCATGCCATGGTACTCAGTGCAGGACCCTTTGGTCATAAAGAAGCCGGTCATCAGGTTCATCAAGGAGGTTTGGCATTTCAGGACAAAGCCAATCCTTGTGGTGCTTGATCCTCAAGGGAAGGTGGTTTCCCCTAATGCAATTCACATGATGTGGATTTGGGGAAGCACTGCTTTCCCCTTCACTAGTTTGAGAGAAGAAGCTCTTTGGAGGGAAGAAACATGGAGGCTTGATCTTCTGGTTAATGGAATTGACCCGACGGTCCTCACTTGG attaaagaagaaaaatacaTTTTCTTGTATGGAGGGGATGATATCGAGTGGATAAGAAGATTTGTAAATTCAGCACGCAGTGTTGCATCTGCGTCTCGCATTCCTCTTGAGATGGTGTATGTGGGGAAAAGCAACAAAAGAGAGCAAGTGAAGAAAGTGACAGGAATTATCAATGCGGAGAAGCTTAGCTATGCTTGGCAAGATCAAGCCATGGTATGGTTCTTCTGGAGCAGGTTAGAGAGCATGTTATTTTCAAAGATTCAGTTAGGCAGGGGTGATGACCAAGACCCAATGCTGCAACAAATAAAGAAGCTGCTTAGCTATGGCAGAGAAGGTGGATGGGCAGTGCTTAGTAGAGGGTCTAATATAGCGGTGAATGGCCATTCCAGCACAGTTTTGCCTGCTTTGGGTGGTTATGATGAATGGAAGATAAATGTGGCTGAAAAAGGTTTTGATGGGGCATTCAAGGAGTACCATGACAAGCTTCATGATGCTGCTCACCCTTGCTGCCGGTTCGAGTTTCCAAATACCATAAGAATCCCAGAGAATATGAGGTGCCCAGAGTGCCCCAGGCTCATGGAGAAATACACCGCTTTCCTTTGCTGCCATGATGAGCAAGGCATTCCAGGCTCACTATTTTAA